CTAGTAGTTAAACGAGCCAAGGAGGCGATCTAAACTGTACCCCTTGTAAAGGACATTTTAAAAAAAGACTAGGCAGCGTTAAGAAGATGATCTCTGTACTGTACAGGGGTCATCTTTTTTAAATCCCATTGGTATCTATAATTGTTGTAGTAATTCA
This region of Anaerobacillus alkaliphilus genomic DNA includes:
- a CDS encoding IS3 family transposase produces the protein NYYNNYRYQWDLKKMTPVQYRDHLLNAA